GCCCTTCACCCTGCGCAACAGAACCCCCGACCACGACGCCCTGATGCCGGCGACGCAGGCCAGCAAGATCGAGTATCCCAAACCAGATGGCGTGATCAGCTTCGACAAGCTGTCCTCCGTGTTTCTCTCGAGCACGAACCACGAAGAGGATCAGCCGGTACACCTGCAGCTTGCAGATCCCGCCCTGCCCATCGCGGTGAATCTTCCCAAGTTCGAGGAGCCTGCCCAGCGCTATTGCCCTGCAGGTGTCTACGAGGTGGTGCAGGAACACGGCGCTCAGATGCTGAGGATCAACGCGCAGAACTGCGTGCACTGCAAGACCTGTGACATCAAGGACCCGCAGCAGAACATCAACTGGGTGACGCCTGAGGGCGGTGGCGGTCCGAACTACTCGAACATGTAGTGCCCCTAACGGATACGCTTGCGGGACTTCGGGTAGTCGAAGCGCGTGAGCTGCCCGCTCCCCCACTCGACACCTTCCCACGTGATTGAATCGAGTGCGATCGCCGCGTAAGCCGCCGTCGGTACGTTGTCGATATCCTCGTCCGCCAAAGCGTTGACGGTGTCGGTGAGGCCGGGATTGTGGCCGATTAGGAGCACGCGCTCGTCGTCGTCGGCCAGCGCGTTGATCGTGCACAGCCAATCCTGCGGATCCCCCGGGTAGAGCGACTCGATCATTAGGATCCTATCGAGCGCCAACGCAAACGTGGGCGCAAGAAGTTCCGCCGTGGCGCGCGCACGGTGCGCCGGACTGCAGCAAATCCGATCCGGCACGCGCCCTTCCTTGCTCAGACGCTGCCCCATCTCAGGCGCGTCGCGCTTGCCACGAGCGTTGAGGGGCCGATCAATGTCCTCGAGCTCGGGATCATCCCAACTGGACTTGGCGTGCCTAAAGACGATCAGCTCTCGCATCGGCTACGGCTGTTCGATCGCCGCCAACACGCGCTCAAAGATCAGATGGGATCGCGTGTGGCCACGCCCTTGCCCGTAGGCGGACGAGAGGGTCACCACGACGAGCGACTCCTCCGGCACCACGAAAATCTTGTTGCCGCCGTTGCCGGAGGCGAATAAGACGTCGCGCTCGGCGATCCGCGCTAGGTACCACATGAAGCCGTATCCGTAGGCGAAGGGATCCTCATCCTCGATATTGAGAGCCTGGCGGCACGAGGCCTCGATCCAGTCCTTCGACAGCACCTGCCTCCCCCGCCAGCGCCCCTCATCCAGCATTACCTGCCCCAGCTTGGCGAGGTCAGCCGCGGTCATGTACAGATTGCCCATGCCAGTCGTGCGACCGCGCGGTGACACCTGCCAGTACAGCTCGTAGATGCCCAATGGACCAAAGAGGTGTTCTCGGGCGTAGTCCTCCAAGCGGGCGCCGGCCGCATTCTCGACGATCGCTCCCGCTAGGAATGCGATCGCGGAGCTGTAGGCGTAGCGCGAGCCGGGCTCGAAGTCCATCGGCAGACTCAGCACAAATCCTAGGTAGTCATCCTGCGCAACCATGCGCCCCTCAGTACCCGGCGAGTCATCGTCGTAATCATCCGATGCGAGGCCCGCCGACATGGTCAGTAGGTGCTCCACTCGAATGCCCCACAGCGGCGAGTCTTCCGGAACATCCCGCTCCGGAAAGTACTTCGCAACGGGAGCCGTGACATCGATCAGACCCTGACCGGCGGCGACCCCAGCGACCATCGATGTTACCGACTTCCCCGCCGAGCGAATGTCGTGCAGGTTGGTCGGGGCGAAGGAATTGAAGCCCTCGTTCAGCACCAGCTTGCCGTTGCGGGCGACCGCAAGCACACGAAAATCGCGCGGCGGCGTCTCGGCGATCAGCGCCAAGAGCGCGTCCAGCGCCTGCGTGTCGAAACCTTCCTCCGCCGGCGTGGACGTGGGCCAAGCGAGCTCGGGCTCGGCCGGGCCTCGACGCATGCCTTGCTCGTCCGCTGACGCGATGGCGCCAGTCCCGATTAGCCAAGCACACATCAGGGCGTTGCACAGGGTCGGCGCAGTCCGGCACCGCGGTGGGGGTATGGGCATTGGCCGATGCTCCTCCTTGTAACGCGAGGGCATAGGCTACGGGATGGACGGCCGGTAAAGCCAGTCGATACCCCGGCGAGCCGGCACCACCCGTGGAGATCCCTAGGTGCGCTCGCTCATTTTCCGGAAGCACCTAGCACAGGCACCCGAGTCCGCAAAGCCGGCAAACCTGCGGGGAGCCGCCGAGCCGGCGCTCCCCGCGCTTACATTAACTAGCGTATGCGCTAGGCGGTACTGCGTACTCGCTCAAGCGGCAAGGCGCCCACGGCGCGCGTATGCAGCGCCGAGCACGCCAACCGCCACGAGGAGTAGCGAGCTTGGCTCGGGCACTTGGATACCGGGAACGTCGAAGACGATGTCGTCAAAGCCGATCCCGGCAGGATCAAGGTTCCAGATCGAGATGCCGGCGATGGTCGCGAGTCCATCCGCGGTCGTAAACCCGAAGAAGTCCGTATCCAAGCCCATTGGGGTCAGGGTGTCGATGAGACTGCCATCGCGCGCCCAGAACTCGAAGGTAGCCCCGCCGAGATTGCCGCCGACTGAGAGAAAGCCGAACTCCGACTGATCGTTGTCGAACAGCACGGAAACGGCGCCCTCGCCTATCGCATCGAAGTCCGGGAACCCCAGAGGACCCAACCCCGTCAGCACATTCGATCCGCTGCGCTCGAAGATGTTTAAGTTCTGATTTGAGTCACCCGCGACGAGGGACAGGGAGCCGCCCATGGGAGTTCCGGAGAGGACGTCCGAGAAGCCGTTGAACCCGAGGGTCTGACCGTTGAAGCGCTCGCCGAAGGTAGCACCATCCAGATCGATTAGGTCGTCGTAGTTGGTGCCTGGCGCGCCACCGCCTATCAACCCCTCGAAGTCGATGAGCTCGGTGCCGGCGAGAGAGAAGTAGTCCACCTCGGTAATGGAGGCCAAGGCGCCCTGAGTCAGTAAGGTGCATACCAGGGTCGCGGTCATCGATTGCGGTAGGACTGCCATTGTTGATCTCCTGTAGTTTTTGTTGTTGCTGACAGATCAGCGGAGCCTGTCAGAAAGCAGCGACTTCCCCGAGTCGATCACCTCAGTCCACGGTGCTCTTCGGCTGGCGTACGGTGAGTCATTCAGACAGACGGCTGTGCGAGCGCCCACCCCAGGCCCACTTACGTCAAATGCCACCCACCAGCTCGTCAAAACACCCGCACCAGGGATCAGCTGACCACGACCTGAGCCGATATCCGTTGCCCTCGCGCCTAAGGAGCTAACGACGGTAGCCCCCTAAGGAATTCGACCATGCAACGCGTCCTTTCGGCCCTAGCGGCTGCGATCACGCTTACCCTCGGCGCCTGCGGGCCGGGCCCCATGTCCACCACTACCAGCGAGTTCCGGAACAGCAAGCTGATCATCAAGATCTACGAAGACCGGGCGCCCACGGTGGAAATAGGTGACGCCCAACGCGCCCCCACCCCAATCGACGTGCTCAACGCCGACGCCAGCAAGGGCGACGTGCACGCCCATCGACTCCTCGGCCACGCCTACTGGCAGGGCAGCAGCTCCACCATCAACGGCATCAACGCCTTCCCCCGCAACCGCGAGAGTGCCGCGTGGTACTACGAGCGCGCCGCGCAGAGGGGTGACGCGCCGAGCCAGTACTTCCTCGCCCTCGCCCTAGAGCAGGGCGACGGCGTTGCGAAGGACGAGAAGAGCGCCTTCGCTTGGCATCAGGCGGCGGCCCAGCAAGGCTACGTCGATGCGCATGCTCAGCTCGGCTACTTCCTAAGTACCGGGGATGGTGGCATCCCCGTGGACCTGCTCAAGGCGGTGGAGCACATGCGTTTCGCCGCGAGCGCCGGCAACGCGATCGCGCAGCTGAATATGGGCAGCTTCTACGCCAAGGGAACTGGCGTGGAGCGCAGCATAGCGAAAGCGGCCCGCTGGTACTGGACCGCGGCCGACCAAGGAAACGCGGAGGCTATGGTACGCCTGGCCCGGCTCCTGCGCTCAGGCGAGGGTATCCCCCGGGACGATGCGGCCGCCACCCAGTGGCTCGAGCAGGCCGCCGCCGAAGGTCACGAGCAGGCCCAGGCAATGCTGGGCGATGACACGGCCAGCGGATCCGAGACGAACGCCAGCGATCCCTGGGCTGGCGATGGCGCGCCCGAGAGCGGTGATCAATGGGCCGACGCTCCAAGCGACCCTTGGGCTGAACAGGATGGGGGCAGCAGTCGATGACCTACCTCAAGCATTCAATAGGTTTGCTAGTGCTCCTGACGAGCTGCAGCTTAGCCGCGACCGCAGCACCCGCTGACTGGACGGTGATGATCTACATGGCGGCAGACAATAACCTCGAAGACGCCGCCCTCATCGACCTCGACGAAATCGAGGCCGGCATGCCCGAGCAAGGCGTGGAGATCATCGTCCTCATCGATCGTGCAAAGGAGTATACGGAGAGCCTCGGTAACTGGACCGACGCTCGCATCCTGCGCATGCGACCGAACCAGGAACGCGGCACCCTCGCTTCTGAGGAGATCAAGCGCCTTGGTGAGATCAACACCGGCGACCCACGCAACCTGGAGAAGTTCATTCAGTACAGCGTGGGCAACTACCCTGCCAAGCGCTACGGCTTGGTCATGTGGGACCACGGCGGCGGCTGGCAAGGCATGGCCGACGACGAAGACGCCGGCGACGGTCAGTCCCACGACAACCTGAGCCTTCCAGAGCTACGCAAAGCCCTTTCCAGCGCCATCCCTCAGGGCCGCAAGCTCGATTTCATCGGCTTCGACATGTGCCTCATGGCGCAGGTGGAGATCGCCTACGAAGTGGCTGACTTCGCCCGCTTCATGGTCGCCTCCCAGGCGGTCGAGCCCGGTTACGGCTGGCCCTACGACGTGCTCCTCCCGGCCTTCGCCGAATCCACTGCCGGCCCCAAGCGTCTCGCCCAGAACATCGTGCGCCGCTACGGTGAACATACGGAGCAGGCGGGCGAGCGGGTGGCCACGCAGTCGGCCATCGACCTGAGCAAGATAGAGCAGGTGAAGGGCGCCATCGACGCCCTGACCAACCGCATCGGTCCCACCGCCCGGCAGAACTGGACCAGCCTCACGCGATCCATCTTCTGGGCGGACAGCTTCAATCCACAGGGCAAAGACACCAACCGCAAGCAGGCTCAGCAGGCTCTGTCGAGCTCCGATCTGCTGGACTTGGTGAAGCGCTCGCGGGTGATCCTCGGTGAGCAGTTCCCCGCCCAGGCGGAGTTTCAACAACTCGTCGATGCGATGGACGGCGCGGTGGTCGACAGCCGAAACTCACTCCGCCACCGCCTTAGCCATGGCCTGTCCATCTACGCACCCCCGAGCGCCGCGACCTACAACCCCGCCTACGAGCAGACACGCTTCGGCGCCAGCAGCAGCTGGCCGAGGCTGCTCAAGGCTGTGCACCGCCACCAGGGCAGCCAGAGCGCCGCGCCGACGATCAACTACTTCCAGTACGTGGATGCCAGCAACGGCCAACAGCGCAAGACCACGTCCATGCTCGACAACACCACCCTGCGCCTGAAGGTGCAAGGCAACAACCTGCTTTGGGTGCAGAGCCTAACGGGCCGCTACAGTGCTGAAGACAAGGGGCATCTGATCCTGAGCCGCGGCTACATGAGCGACTCGCGATTTCTCGAGGAGAAGCTCGCCGCCAGCGGCGATGCGGCGGAGCTGTTGGTGCCAGTATTCAAAGGCAATACGGCCACCCTGGAGATGGAGGTGATGCCGGCAACGTACACGATCAGCAACGGCGAGACCTACGGCTTCGCAACCTTGGACGCCAGCGAGGCTCAGCTTGGGGAGGGCCAGAGCGTCGCCATCCTCGCCGAGTTCGAAAACGGTGAGCTCGGTCGGCACCAGGCAGTGATCTCTTTCAATCTCATGACTTGGAAAGCCGACGGCATCGCACTGCTAGTCGAAATGAAGGATGGGCGTGTGGTGCCACGAGGGGTCAAACCCCAAGCGACCGACAAGATCACCCTACTCTACGAGTTCATCCCCGACGGCGAGCAAGAGCCGTCCTTACGTCGTGGCGTGCAGATGCCTTGGAAGAACGGCCTGGAGCTCATCATGAGCGAAGTGCCGAACGGCGACTACACCACTTGGGCAATCGCCGAGAACCTCTCAGGTGAGACCCACGTGGCGCGCACCACGGTGCGCGGCGTGGCGCCCCAGTGGGAAGTGGCGGCGGGCTTCGATGGCGCACGTAAGCTTACGATCGAAAACCTCTCGGGAGTTTGGGCTAGCGTGGACGATGACACGCCGATCTTCGCGATCGGCCAAGCCCTCGGCAAGGGCCTCGCGGCGCTGGTCACCGACAAGGAGGCGCTGCCGGCCGAGGCCAAGGACTGGAAGTTCCTCGTCGAGCTGGACAACCGGCTGCTTCCCATGCTGAGCATCCTGACCTTCGATGCGAGCGGCGAGAAGCTGCTCGGGCGCATCCCGTACATGATTCTCGCCGACCCTACACAGCCCGATAGCCTGTGGATCAAGTCGCTGATCGGTGGCGGTGGGCAAGCCGTGGGCGAGATCGTCCAAGTGCGGCGAACGCAGCGTCTGGCAGAGGCGAACAAGCCCAAACCTACCGGCGGCGGTGGAGCCAGTCAGGACGACAGCAACGCTCCCGACGATGATGACATCCCCGCGGTCAAGCCACCGACGCGAGTGCGTGTTGTGGGCGCGTGGGCCGGCCAAGGGCAAGGGGGCGTGGAGGTGTATGTGGAGCTTATGCGCGACGGCACTTTCCAGCAGATGGAGGTGAGCTACGCAGCCGGGCTGCAGGTGGAGACCTGGGGCAGCTACGACTATCGTGATAACACCATGACCGTACGCTTCGCAGGTGGGCGCCAGTGTCATGCGTACGGCTGCGAACCCTTTGCCCCGGCGCCGATCGCACCGTTCCCCCTTGAGGTGCGCAACGACGTGATGCGATCGCCATGGGCCGTGTTGTACCGCCAAGACGAGTGACCGGGCTGGGCAGCCCCAGCGCCGTCACCGCTAGGGCGGCTCGGGGCGTCTGCACGTTCACGCCGATCCAGCCGCGAAGCACTTGCTTGGTGAGAAGGCAGGATTCGGCACCAGGCTTCCAGGCACACGTCCATGCGTGGCCATCGCACACCTGAAGAGATCACCGAGTGCGCTGCTCCCAAGCGTGGTCCGCCGAACACACTCTCCAGGGCGCTCGCCCGGCTACGAACCCGCCTCCAATGCGCTGGATCGACTTCTTCTTCGCGTCCTAAAGAAACTCATCGCCTGACTAGGAATCCGGGTCTGAGCGCGCCGGTCGCCAAACGCAGCACAGCAGCCAGGGCCCCACGCATGCAATCGACCGATCATCGCTCGATCACCTCGCCTTCCTCGCCCGACAACGGCACGCCCTGTCCCCCGCTTGCCCACGAGGCCCGGCGCCTAGTGCGCAGAACCACGGTAGACGCTCCCGCGCCGCCAACGCGAGGGGCACGACGAGGGCCGTTCGCGCGCTTGGAGTGAGTACTTGACGACCCATAAAGAGTAGTTTAAGTTACCTAAAGTAACGCTAGAAACTCATTTGGAGTACCAGAATGGACATTGAAAACCTCGAACGCCGCCACGACCGACTGCAGATGTGGATGCTGATCGGCATCACCGTGGGCAGCCTCGGTTTCGCCGGGCAAGAGCTGATCCAGCTATTGAAGGGCCCCAAGGCCGCCGAGTTGGGACTGGCGGTCCTCACGCTCGTGGGGTGGTTGATTGGGGCCGCGGCGATCCTGTCGAGCTCGTCCCTTAGGAAAGAGAGAGGGATTGAGAACCTGCTAGGCGACGAGCGACTGGCCAACCTGCGGGGTGAGGCCTTCCAATTTGGCTTCGTGGCCCTGTTGATCACGCAAGTCGTCTTGTTGGTCGGCAACGAGATGCTGCTGAGGCTGACGGAAGTCGAACTTACGGTAGCGTTCGCGGCCAATCTGTCGATTGCCGTTGCCGTCGTCTCGTCCCTCGGCAGGTTCGTTCAGCTGAACCATGACTAAGGAACGCTTGAACAACACCTTAAAGGTCCATCGCGCAATGCGTGATTGGACTCAGGCCCAGCTGGCGGAGCACGCGGGCGTCACGCGAAAGAGCATCAACGCCATCGAGCGCGGGCACTTTGTCCCGTCCACCGTGCTTGCGCTGCGCTTGGCGCACTTGTTCGAATGCCGAGTTGAGGACCTGTTCAGCTTGCCTGACTAGCGGGGCCAGGGCTCGCGTGCGCAAAGCACCGCCGCGCTGCCTTAGACAGGCTGCCTAGGCTGACGGCGCGTCCGGCTGGATCTCTGGGCGCGCCGCGTCGAAAGCGCGAAGCACTAGGCAGCGATCGTTGATCGCCCGGATCGTGGGGTAGGCGGAGAGATCGCATGCGAAGCGCAGGGCGTTGTACACCTGAGGCACCAGCAAGCAGTCCGCAAGGCCAGGCCGTTCGCCAGCGCAAAACGGCTGCCCAACGTCGACCAAGCGTGCTTCGAGCGGTTCGAAGCCACGGTGTATCCAGTGGTGATACCAGGCGTTCGCCGCATCAGCATCGGCGCCTAGGTTCTTCTTGAGGTAGCCGAGCACGGCCACGTTGTTGAGCGGGTGCATGTCGCACGCGATGAGCTGCGCCAGAGCCCTCACGCGCGCCCGCGCCAGGGGCTCGACAGGCAACAAGGGCGGATCGGGAAAGCGCTCTTCCAGGTAATCGAGGATCGCCAACGACTGGGTGAGCGTATGCCCGTCGATCTCTAGCGCTGGCACGCGACCCTCCACGTTGACCTTCGCGTAGGCTGGCGAGCGCTGCTCAGACACCGACGGCGCTAGGTTCACGCCGACGGACTCGAACGCGATGCCTTTGAGATTCAGGGCGATACGCAGTCGGTAGGCCGCGCTCGAACGCCAGTAGGTGTACAGGGTCACCACAGTTCGCCTCCTTTCGGTCCAGCTAGCTTCCCGACCCTACAAGCGGGTGCGTACATCGATGAGCTCCGGGAACAAGCGCATGTCCACGCCCGTGCGCAAGTACTGCACACCGGAGGACCCACCGGTGCCGCGCTTGAAGCCGATGATACGCTCAACAGTCTTCATGTGACGGAAGCGCCAGAGGGAGAAGTGATGCTCCACGTCTACCAGCTTCTCCGACATCTCGTAGGCCTCCCAGTGCTTATCGCGAGCGCCGTAGACGTTCTCCAGGACGTCGACGACGCGTGAATCGCCCTGGTGGGTTTGGGTGAGATCTCGTTCCAGGACCTCTTCCGGGATCGCATGGCCGCGGCGCGCTAGGTAGTGGAGATAGACGTCGTAGAGCGAGGGCGCCGCCAGGCGCGCACTTAGGTCCGCGTGGGTCGGCCCATCGTGGCGGAACACATCTAGGTAGGCGGCGCGCTTGCGGCCGAGCACGAACTCCAAGGCTCGAAACTGCGCCGACTGGAACCCCGACGAGTTGCCGAGCACGGTCCGGAACTCCGTGTACTCGGAGGGCGTGAGCGTCTCCAGCACGGCCCATTGGTTGAACAGCTGGCGCTGCACCTGGACCACGCGAGAGAGGTTTTTCAGCGCGGGGCCGGGGGTGTCCGCGGCCACGTGAGCAATGGCGGCATCGAGCTCGTGCAGGATGAGCTTCATCCACAGCTCAGACACCTGGTGCTGGACGATGAACAGCATCTCGTCGTGGTGCTGAGGCTCGCTTAGGGGCAGCTGAGCGTTGAGCAGCAGGTCCAACCGCAGGTAACCCGTGTAGGTCAGGCGATCACGCAGGTCACGCTCAATGCCCGCTTCGAGTTCCGGCGGCGCTTCACCGTTGTCTGGTGGCGACGAATCGGTCATATCGACAGCGTCCTCAGGGCGATCGAATGGGCGCCGCGAAACGACGGCATATCTGCGGCGGTGC
This genomic window from Pseudomonadota bacterium contains:
- a CDS encoding histidine phosphatase family protein; amino-acid sequence: MRELIVFRHAKSSWDDPELEDIDRPLNARGKRDAPEMGQRLSKEGRVPDRICCSPAHRARATAELLAPTFALALDRILMIESLYPGDPQDWLCTINALADDDERVLLIGHNPGLTDTVNALADEDIDNVPTAAYAAIALDSITWEGVEWGSGQLTRFDYPKSRKRIR
- a CDS encoding serine hydrolase domain-containing protein, with protein sequence MRRGPAEPELAWPTSTPAEEGFDTQALDALLALIAETPPRDFRVLAVARNGKLVLNEGFNSFAPTNLHDIRSAGKSVTSMVAGVAAGQGLIDVTAPVAKYFPERDVPEDSPLWGIRVEHLLTMSAGLASDDYDDDSPGTEGRMVAQDDYLGFVLSLPMDFEPGSRYAYSSAIAFLAGAIVENAAGARLEDYAREHLFGPLGIYELYWQVSPRGRTTGMGNLYMTAADLAKLGQVMLDEGRWRGRQVLSKDWIEASCRQALNIEDEDPFAYGYGFMWYLARIAERDVLFASGNGGNKIFVVPEESLVVVTLSSAYGQGRGHTRSHLIFERVLAAIEQP
- a CDS encoding PEP-CTERM sorting domain-containing protein, whose product is MAVLPQSMTATLVCTLLTQGALASITEVDYFSLAGTELIDFEGLIGGGAPGTNYDDLIDLDGATFGERFNGQTLGFNGFSDVLSGTPMGGSLSLVAGDSNQNLNIFERSGSNVLTGLGPLGFPDFDAIGEGAVSVLFDNDQSEFGFLSVGGNLGGATFEFWARDGSLIDTLTPMGLDTDFFGFTTADGLATIAGISIWNLDPAGIGFDDIVFDVPGIQVPEPSSLLLVAVGVLGAAYARRGRLAA
- a CDS encoding tetratricopeptide repeat protein → MQRVLSALAAAITLTLGACGPGPMSTTTSEFRNSKLIIKIYEDRAPTVEIGDAQRAPTPIDVLNADASKGDVHAHRLLGHAYWQGSSSTINGINAFPRNRESAAWYYERAAQRGDAPSQYFLALALEQGDGVAKDEKSAFAWHQAAAQQGYVDAHAQLGYFLSTGDGGIPVDLLKAVEHMRFAASAGNAIAQLNMGSFYAKGTGVERSIAKAARWYWTAADQGNAEAMVRLARLLRSGEGIPRDDAAATQWLEQAAAEGHEQAQAMLGDDTASGSETNASDPWAGDGAPESGDQWADAPSDPWAEQDGGSSR
- a CDS encoding clostripain-related cysteine peptidase translates to MTYLKHSIGLLVLLTSCSLAATAAPADWTVMIYMAADNNLEDAALIDLDEIEAGMPEQGVEIIVLIDRAKEYTESLGNWTDARILRMRPNQERGTLASEEIKRLGEINTGDPRNLEKFIQYSVGNYPAKRYGLVMWDHGGGWQGMADDEDAGDGQSHDNLSLPELRKALSSAIPQGRKLDFIGFDMCLMAQVEIAYEVADFARFMVASQAVEPGYGWPYDVLLPAFAESTAGPKRLAQNIVRRYGEHTEQAGERVATQSAIDLSKIEQVKGAIDALTNRIGPTARQNWTSLTRSIFWADSFNPQGKDTNRKQAQQALSSSDLLDLVKRSRVILGEQFPAQAEFQQLVDAMDGAVVDSRNSLRHRLSHGLSIYAPPSAATYNPAYEQTRFGASSSWPRLLKAVHRHQGSQSAAPTINYFQYVDASNGQQRKTTSMLDNTTLRLKVQGNNLLWVQSLTGRYSAEDKGHLILSRGYMSDSRFLEEKLAASGDAAELLVPVFKGNTATLEMEVMPATYTISNGETYGFATLDASEAQLGEGQSVAILAEFENGELGRHQAVISFNLMTWKADGIALLVEMKDGRVVPRGVKPQATDKITLLYEFIPDGEQEPSLRRGVQMPWKNGLELIMSEVPNGDYTTWAIAENLSGETHVARTTVRGVAPQWEVAAGFDGARKLTIENLSGVWASVDDDTPIFAIGQALGKGLAALVTDKEALPAEAKDWKFLVELDNRLLPMLSILTFDASGEKLLGRIPYMILADPTQPDSLWIKSLIGGGGQAVGEIVQVRRTQRLAEANKPKPTGGGGASQDDSNAPDDDDIPAVKPPTRVRVVGAWAGQGQGGVEVYVELMRDGTFQQMEVSYAAGLQVETWGSYDYRDNTMTVRFAGGRQCHAYGCEPFAPAPIAPFPLEVRNDVMRSPWAVLYRQDE
- a CDS encoding helix-turn-helix transcriptional regulator, which gives rise to MTKERLNNTLKVHRAMRDWTQAQLAEHAGVTRKSINAIERGHFVPSTVLALRLAHLFECRVEDLFSLPD
- the maiA gene encoding maleylacetoacetate isomerase; this encodes MTLYTYWRSSAAYRLRIALNLKGIAFESVGVNLAPSVSEQRSPAYAKVNVEGRVPALEIDGHTLTQSLAILDYLEERFPDPPLLPVEPLARARVRALAQLIACDMHPLNNVAVLGYLKKNLGADADAANAWYHHWIHRGFEPLEARLVDVGQPFCAGERPGLADCLLVPQVYNALRFACDLSAYPTIRAINDRCLVLRAFDAARPEIQPDAPSA
- a CDS encoding tryptophan 2,3-dioxygenase family protein — encoded protein: MTDSSPPDNGEAPPELEAGIERDLRDRLTYTGYLRLDLLLNAQLPLSEPQHHDEMLFIVQHQVSELWMKLILHELDAAIAHVAADTPGPALKNLSRVVQVQRQLFNQWAVLETLTPSEYTEFRTVLGNSSGFQSAQFRALEFVLGRKRAAYLDVFRHDGPTHADLSARLAAPSLYDVYLHYLARRGHAIPEEVLERDLTQTHQGDSRVVDVLENVYGARDKHWEAYEMSEKLVDVEHHFSLWRFRHMKTVERIIGFKRGTGGSSGVQYLRTGVDMRLFPELIDVRTRL